A single Tachypleus tridentatus isolate NWPU-2018 chromosome 9, ASM421037v1, whole genome shotgun sequence DNA region contains:
- the LOC143225541 gene encoding uncharacterized protein LOC143225541 isoform X2: MYYPNFYSSIQPFEASLASTGRPFEVPRLPARRQSEIPLDLSNKSVGQTPEGAVETEEMYFLEQQKFAGLSASQGLPAGLHRHMTGVGGSPGTLLDPTLFRVGYRPDASVGGLMGANMSSPFCVDRTPVSSSVPSFGSHHMIGSIFQQREQCLDQHGAICAGTRPPTHLSPFLEPASLSLPLRPSNSSLSDRNLSLGPRSLYGQTIPNSLGLPSLSLFPERTEEKGAFVALRPGAEKSVLSGTPLEATSYAEHLQRLREHHVQQNKCVGACCSSSLGSLGQPSNSCSCYPSQQTPLCSRSPMACLSKEHASGKMCNGACGYFAPSLSYLGQRDIRLTMNPYYSNLGEPVRRDDLFGSLFSSNPNLWGSSLSAAPINKAVAPAASPGHKKKDSTGLGQKESPRVAKDFPGCLTPTERRDGIIKHRRLPTTNYNIETMKKESNSNEVIIIEDKPTSKCTKQNFCKPNSQSSEHRTKNRENHQKEFSKQHSVRDASTYSAKHSSKGLDHTETNVKMPQLEAVTSCHNRSEFSQLHEMKFSEPPILAGSGSLNESSQPNITSPSYPSLWTPHETTTSSSSFITSAPMPITAPVYHHSYEPSSKKHDTVREDECKSSMNHHINQNVASLLPYSIINLTQGSKPSVLDSESAKEPGCSLAIPSSHQHSDPSHYHQPKQVDTKSQGIGSSFLSPTKEHKKPDILPSKPSESYDPYSFIQEKSEYTFDDLEGTSLLDIGGLNNSRKRSVMECLPSSDVQKKKRTNSSDSFIDASKHKKEERPLQITSTQSSETAPSTSQDCKEEFLINKLKSAEFEEGFRREAKRVCAKAKKKLRKRLLARLYEEQRKSDPESDPESDNEVSKTELDGNSHCSNQVVSQLSLIWKYRRLLYSCQTVRRRRLKSGLDMIAKPHRKKKSKTANLQKLLDKELLKEQEDVKPLENTIKDIGEKHQVPFDFSNGAPPEMKRIMVNKALGETILHRAARLGYAEVVLYCLETNYCDVNARDNAGYTPLHESCSRGNLEIASALVQYGADVSASAAGGIRPLHDAVENEYIEIVRLLLSHGADPTIATYSGLTPLKLAKSSIMAEFLRGFLADATGETDNNLVLPWKFHGSSCCLDAQETGYDIWEGLPLDSENESMESDDFLFEVSDTPHLPTFRLQLPGNNSKAICNCLRLADVLNQINFTKEKFKFVHSYIEIFPVPKHEIETSATCSQLLTGTRLDSLLEGVATDGDTTIDVVQLDNNIRDILGIETVTLR, translated from the exons ATGTACTATCCTAACTTCTACTCCTCTATCCAGCCATTTGAAGCAAGTTTAGCTAGTACCGGAAGACCCTTTGAAGTGCCACGATTGCCAGCAAGACGGCAAAGTGAAATTCCATTAGATCTGTCCAACAAATCTGTAGGTCAGACCCCGGAAGGTGCAGTAGAAACTGAAGAAATGTACTTTCTAGAGCAGCAAAAATTTGCCGGACTGAGTGCCTCTCAAGGACTTCCGGCAGGGTTACATAGACATATGACAGGTGTAGGAGGTTCTCCAGGAACTTTGTTGGATCCAACCCTTTTCCGTGTGGGTTACAGACCAGATGCTAGTGTAGGTGGCTTAATGGGTGCTAATATGTCGTCGCCATTTTGTGTAGATCGAACTCCGGTTTCGTCTTCTGTGCCATCTTTTGGATCTCATCACATGATAGGTAGTATCTTCCAACAACGAGAACAATGTTTAGATCAACATGGCGCCATATGTGCAGGAACTCGACCTCCGACACATCTTTCTCCATTCTTAGAACCAGCATCGTTATCGTTACCCCTTCGACCATCCAACAGTAGTTTGTCTGATAGGAATCTTAGTTTGGGACCTCGGAGCCTTTATGGACAAACTATTCCAAACTCTTTAGGACTCCCTAGCCTCTCACTATTCCCTGAACGGACCGAGGAAAAAGGAGCTTTTGTGGCTCTCCGACCAGGTGCCGAGAAAAGTGTATTAAGTGGCACCCCACTTGAGGCAACAAGTTATGCAGAGCACCTCCAGCGGCTAAGGGAGCATCACGTGCAGCAAAACAAGTGTGTAGGTGCGTGCTGTTCCTCCTCGCTCGGTAGCTTGGGGCAGCCATCCAATTCCTGCTCGTGCTACCCATCACAGCAAACGCCTCTCTGTAGCCGTAGTCCCATGGCCTGCTTAAGTAAAGAACATGCCAGCGGGAAAATGTGTAATGGCGCCTGTGGATATTTCGCTCCATCTCTTTCTTATCTTGGTCAGCGTGACATTCGGTTGACAATGAACCCCTATTACAGCAACCTGGGGGAGCCAGTAAGGAGAGACGACCTTTTTGGTTCATTGTTTTCTTCAAATCCAAATTTGTGGGGTTCGAGTTTATCTGCAGCCCCGATCAATAAAGCTGTAGCTCCAGCCGCTTCTCCAGGTCACAAAAAGAAAGATAGTACAGGCTTGGGTCAAAAAGAAAGCCCACGTGTTGCCAAAGACTTTCCAGGCTGTTTAACACCAACAGAACGTCGAGATGGTATCATAAAGCATCGCCGTCTCCCGACAACCAACTACAACATTGAAACAATGAAAAAAGAATCTAATAGTAATGAAGTAATTATTATTGAAGATAAACCCACAAGTAAGTGCACAAAACAGAATTTCTGTAAACCGAATTCCCAGTCATCAGAACATAGAACTAAAAACAGAGAAAATCACCAGAAAGAATTTTCGAAACAACACAGTGTTCGAGATGCTTCAACTTATTCTGCTAAACACAGTAGTAAAGGGTTAGATCACACAGAAACCAATGTGAAGATGCCACAACTGGAAGCAGTTACCAGTTGTCACAATCGTTCTGAGTTTTCTCAGTTACATGAAATGAAGTTTTCTGAACCACCAATCCTTGCGGGATCGGGAAGTCTCAATGAATCCAGTCAACCGAACATAACATCCCCTTCCTATCCGTCTCTTTGGACTCCTCACGAAACAACTACAAGTTCATCGTCGTTCATTACTAGTGCACCAATGCCTATAACAGCGCCTGTTTACCATCATTCATATGAACCTTCTTCAAAAAAGCATGACACAGTAAGAGAGGATGAATGCAAATCATCAATGAACCACCATATCAATCAAAACGTAGCTTCGTTACTTCCATACAGTATCATCAATCTGACTCAAGGATCTAAACCTTCTGTCTTGGACTCAGAAAGTGCCAAAGAACCTGGATGCTCGCTAGCAATACCATCTTCGCATCAACATTCTGAccctagtcattaccaccaaccaaAACAGGTTGATACCAAAAGCCAAGGTATAGGTTCATCTTTTTTATCGCCTACAAAGGAACACAAAAAGCCCGATATATTGCCCTCGAAACCATCAGAATCTTATGATCCATATTCCTTCATCCAGGAAAAGTCAGAATACACTTTCGATGATTTAGAAGGCACTTCGCTGCTAGACATTGGTGGACTAAACAACAGTCGCAAAAGGTCTGTGATGGAGTGTTTACCTAGCTCAGATGTCCAGAAAAAGAAAAGGACCAACTCCTCAGATTCGTTCATCGATGCATCAAAACATAAGAAAGAAGAAAGACCACTCCAG ATTACATCTACACAATCTAGCGAAACTGCTCCTAGTACTTCCCAAG ATTGTAAAGAAGAGTTTCTGATAAATAAATTGAAGAGTGCTGAGTTTGAAGAGGGCTTCCGCAGAGAGGCTAAGCGAGTCTGTGCCAAAGCGAAGAAAAAACTCAGAAAACGCTTGCTGGCCAGACTATATGAAGAACAGAGGAAATCGGACCCAGAATCAGACCCAGAAAGTGACAATGAAGTGTCAAAAACAGAACTAGACGGAAACTCTCACTGTTCGAATCAAGTTGTTTCTCAGTTAAGCCTAATATGGAAGTACAGacgactactgtacagttgtcaAACAGTCAGACGACGCCGACTGAAGTCAGGCTTAGACAtgatagcaaaaccacatcgaaaGAAGAAGTCAAAGACAGCAAACCTTCAAAAGCTTCTGGATAAAGAACTTCTGAAAGAACAGGAAGATGTGAAACCGTTAGAAAACACAATTAAAGATATCGGAGAAAAG cACCAGGTGCCGTTTGACTTTTCCAATGGAGCTCCACCAGAAATGAAGCGTATCATGGTGAACAAGGCTTTAGGAGAAACCATTCTTCATCGAGCGGCAAGACTGGGTTATGCG GAAGTGGTTTTGTACTGCTTGGAGACTAATTACTGCGATGTCAACGCGCGTGACAACGCTGGATATACTCCTTTACACGAATCCTGTTCGCGCGGAAACCTCGAAATTGCAAGTGCACTCGTGCAGTATGGTGCTGACGTCAGTGCAAGTGCGGCGGGTGGAATCAG ACCGCTTCACGACGCCGTCGAAAATGAGTATATTGAGATTGTGCGTTTGTTGTTGTCCCATGGCGCTGATCCTACCATTGCCACGTACTCTGGTCTCACGCCTCTGAAACTGGCGAAGTCGTCCATCATGGCGGAGTTTCTACGGG GTTTCTTGGCTGACGCAACTGGAGAGACCGACAATAATTTAGTTCTACCTTGGAAATTCCATGGATCTTCGTGTTGTCTAG ATGCTCAAGAGACAGGCTACGACATCTGGGAAGGACTTCCTCTCGACTCCGAGAACGAGAGCATGGAGAGCGATGACTTCCTGTTCGAGGTGAGCGACACCCCTCACCTCCCGACTTTCCGCCTGCAATTGCCTGGCAACAACAGCAAGGC tatatgtAACTGCCTCCGTCTTGCTGACGTGTTAAACCAAATTAACTTCACCAAGGAGAAATTTAAGTTTGTTCACAGCTACATCGAAATATTTCCTGTTCCTAAACATGAAATTGAGACAAGCGCCACCTGCAGTCAGCTTTTGACAGGCACACGATTGGACAGCCTTTTAGAAGGCGTAGCCACGGATGGGGATACAACCATTGATGTAGTACAACTGGACAACAATATAAGAGATATTTTGGGCATCGAAACCGTAACATTAAGATAG
- the LOC143225541 gene encoding uncharacterized protein LOC143225541 isoform X3 yields the protein MYYPNFYSSIQPFEASLASTGRPFEVPRLPARRQSEIPLDLSNKSVGQTPEGAVETEEMYFLEQQKFAGLSASQGLPAGLHRHMTGVGGSPGTLLDPTLFRVGYRPDASVGGLMGANMSSPFCVDRTPVSSSVPSFGSHHMIGSIFQQREQCLDQHGAICAGTRPPTHLSPFLEPASLSLPLRPSNSSLSDRNLSLGPRSLYGQTIPNSLGLPSLSLFPERTEEKGAFVALRPGAEKSVLSGTPLEATSYAEHLQRLREHHVQQNKCVGACCSSSLGSLGQPSNSCSCYPSQQTPLCSRSPMACLSKEHASGKMCNGACGYFAPSLSYLGQRDIRLTMNPYYSNLGEPVRRDDLFGSLFSSNPNLWGSSLSAAPINKAVAPAASPGHKKKDSTGLGQKESPRVAKDFPGCLTPTERRDGIIKHRRLPTTNYNIETMKKESNSNEVIIIEDKPTSKCTKQNFCKPNSQSSEHRTKNRENHQKEFSKQHSVRDASTYSAKHSSKGLDHTETNVKMPQLEAVTSCHNRSEFSQLHEMKFSEPPILAGSGSLNESSQPNITSPSYPSLWTPHETTTSSSSFITSAPMPITAPVYHHSYEPSSKKHDTVREDECKSSMNHHINQNVASLLPYSIINLTQGSKPSVLDSESAKEPGCSLAIPSSHQHSDPSHYHQPKQVDTKSQGIGSSFLSPTKEHKKPDILPSKPSESYDPYSFIQEKSEYTFDDLEGTSLLDIGGLNNSRKRSVMECLPSSDVQKKKRTNSSDSFIDASKHKKEERPLQITSTQSSETAPSTSQDKDVLKKRQAKDLEDYNKELKPEHIKKKHRNHSDCKEEFLINKLKSAEFEEGFRREAKRVCAKAKKKLRKRLLARLYEEQRKSDPESDPESDNEVSKTELDGNSHCSNQVVSQLSLIWKYRRLLYSCQTVRRRRLKSGLDMIAKPHRKKKSKTANLQKLLDKELLKEQEDVKPLENTIKDIGEKHQVPFDFSNGAPPEMKRIMVNKALGETILHRAARLGYAEVVLYCLETNYCDVNARDNAGYTPLHESCSRGNLEIASALVQYGADVSASAAGGIRPLHDAVENEYIEIVRLLLSHGADPTIATYSGLTPLKLAKSSIMAEFLRGFLADATGETDNNLVLPWKFHGSSCCLDAQETGYDIWEGLPLDSENESMESDDFLFEYM from the exons ATGTACTATCCTAACTTCTACTCCTCTATCCAGCCATTTGAAGCAAGTTTAGCTAGTACCGGAAGACCCTTTGAAGTGCCACGATTGCCAGCAAGACGGCAAAGTGAAATTCCATTAGATCTGTCCAACAAATCTGTAGGTCAGACCCCGGAAGGTGCAGTAGAAACTGAAGAAATGTACTTTCTAGAGCAGCAAAAATTTGCCGGACTGAGTGCCTCTCAAGGACTTCCGGCAGGGTTACATAGACATATGACAGGTGTAGGAGGTTCTCCAGGAACTTTGTTGGATCCAACCCTTTTCCGTGTGGGTTACAGACCAGATGCTAGTGTAGGTGGCTTAATGGGTGCTAATATGTCGTCGCCATTTTGTGTAGATCGAACTCCGGTTTCGTCTTCTGTGCCATCTTTTGGATCTCATCACATGATAGGTAGTATCTTCCAACAACGAGAACAATGTTTAGATCAACATGGCGCCATATGTGCAGGAACTCGACCTCCGACACATCTTTCTCCATTCTTAGAACCAGCATCGTTATCGTTACCCCTTCGACCATCCAACAGTAGTTTGTCTGATAGGAATCTTAGTTTGGGACCTCGGAGCCTTTATGGACAAACTATTCCAAACTCTTTAGGACTCCCTAGCCTCTCACTATTCCCTGAACGGACCGAGGAAAAAGGAGCTTTTGTGGCTCTCCGACCAGGTGCCGAGAAAAGTGTATTAAGTGGCACCCCACTTGAGGCAACAAGTTATGCAGAGCACCTCCAGCGGCTAAGGGAGCATCACGTGCAGCAAAACAAGTGTGTAGGTGCGTGCTGTTCCTCCTCGCTCGGTAGCTTGGGGCAGCCATCCAATTCCTGCTCGTGCTACCCATCACAGCAAACGCCTCTCTGTAGCCGTAGTCCCATGGCCTGCTTAAGTAAAGAACATGCCAGCGGGAAAATGTGTAATGGCGCCTGTGGATATTTCGCTCCATCTCTTTCTTATCTTGGTCAGCGTGACATTCGGTTGACAATGAACCCCTATTACAGCAACCTGGGGGAGCCAGTAAGGAGAGACGACCTTTTTGGTTCATTGTTTTCTTCAAATCCAAATTTGTGGGGTTCGAGTTTATCTGCAGCCCCGATCAATAAAGCTGTAGCTCCAGCCGCTTCTCCAGGTCACAAAAAGAAAGATAGTACAGGCTTGGGTCAAAAAGAAAGCCCACGTGTTGCCAAAGACTTTCCAGGCTGTTTAACACCAACAGAACGTCGAGATGGTATCATAAAGCATCGCCGTCTCCCGACAACCAACTACAACATTGAAACAATGAAAAAAGAATCTAATAGTAATGAAGTAATTATTATTGAAGATAAACCCACAAGTAAGTGCACAAAACAGAATTTCTGTAAACCGAATTCCCAGTCATCAGAACATAGAACTAAAAACAGAGAAAATCACCAGAAAGAATTTTCGAAACAACACAGTGTTCGAGATGCTTCAACTTATTCTGCTAAACACAGTAGTAAAGGGTTAGATCACACAGAAACCAATGTGAAGATGCCACAACTGGAAGCAGTTACCAGTTGTCACAATCGTTCTGAGTTTTCTCAGTTACATGAAATGAAGTTTTCTGAACCACCAATCCTTGCGGGATCGGGAAGTCTCAATGAATCCAGTCAACCGAACATAACATCCCCTTCCTATCCGTCTCTTTGGACTCCTCACGAAACAACTACAAGTTCATCGTCGTTCATTACTAGTGCACCAATGCCTATAACAGCGCCTGTTTACCATCATTCATATGAACCTTCTTCAAAAAAGCATGACACAGTAAGAGAGGATGAATGCAAATCATCAATGAACCACCATATCAATCAAAACGTAGCTTCGTTACTTCCATACAGTATCATCAATCTGACTCAAGGATCTAAACCTTCTGTCTTGGACTCAGAAAGTGCCAAAGAACCTGGATGCTCGCTAGCAATACCATCTTCGCATCAACATTCTGAccctagtcattaccaccaaccaaAACAGGTTGATACCAAAAGCCAAGGTATAGGTTCATCTTTTTTATCGCCTACAAAGGAACACAAAAAGCCCGATATATTGCCCTCGAAACCATCAGAATCTTATGATCCATATTCCTTCATCCAGGAAAAGTCAGAATACACTTTCGATGATTTAGAAGGCACTTCGCTGCTAGACATTGGTGGACTAAACAACAGTCGCAAAAGGTCTGTGATGGAGTGTTTACCTAGCTCAGATGTCCAGAAAAAGAAAAGGACCAACTCCTCAGATTCGTTCATCGATGCATCAAAACATAAGAAAGAAGAAAGACCACTCCAG ATTACATCTACACAATCTAGCGAAACTGCTCCTAGTACTTCCCAAG ATAAAGACGTTTTAAAGAAACGACAAGCCaaagatttagaagattataaTAAAGAATTGAAACCAgaacatataaagaaaaaacaccGAAATCATTCAG ATTGTAAAGAAGAGTTTCTGATAAATAAATTGAAGAGTGCTGAGTTTGAAGAGGGCTTCCGCAGAGAGGCTAAGCGAGTCTGTGCCAAAGCGAAGAAAAAACTCAGAAAACGCTTGCTGGCCAGACTATATGAAGAACAGAGGAAATCGGACCCAGAATCAGACCCAGAAAGTGACAATGAAGTGTCAAAAACAGAACTAGACGGAAACTCTCACTGTTCGAATCAAGTTGTTTCTCAGTTAAGCCTAATATGGAAGTACAGacgactactgtacagttgtcaAACAGTCAGACGACGCCGACTGAAGTCAGGCTTAGACAtgatagcaaaaccacatcgaaaGAAGAAGTCAAAGACAGCAAACCTTCAAAAGCTTCTGGATAAAGAACTTCTGAAAGAACAGGAAGATGTGAAACCGTTAGAAAACACAATTAAAGATATCGGAGAAAAG cACCAGGTGCCGTTTGACTTTTCCAATGGAGCTCCACCAGAAATGAAGCGTATCATGGTGAACAAGGCTTTAGGAGAAACCATTCTTCATCGAGCGGCAAGACTGGGTTATGCG GAAGTGGTTTTGTACTGCTTGGAGACTAATTACTGCGATGTCAACGCGCGTGACAACGCTGGATATACTCCTTTACACGAATCCTGTTCGCGCGGAAACCTCGAAATTGCAAGTGCACTCGTGCAGTATGGTGCTGACGTCAGTGCAAGTGCGGCGGGTGGAATCAG ACCGCTTCACGACGCCGTCGAAAATGAGTATATTGAGATTGTGCGTTTGTTGTTGTCCCATGGCGCTGATCCTACCATTGCCACGTACTCTGGTCTCACGCCTCTGAAACTGGCGAAGTCGTCCATCATGGCGGAGTTTCTACGGG GTTTCTTGGCTGACGCAACTGGAGAGACCGACAATAATTTAGTTCTACCTTGGAAATTCCATGGATCTTCGTGTTGTCTAG ATGCTCAAGAGACAGGCTACGACATCTGGGAAGGACTTCCTCTCGACTCCGAGAACGAGAGCATGGAGAGCGATGACTTCCTGTTCGAG tatatgtAA
- the LOC143225541 gene encoding uncharacterized protein LOC143225541 isoform X1 has protein sequence MYYPNFYSSIQPFEASLASTGRPFEVPRLPARRQSEIPLDLSNKSVGQTPEGAVETEEMYFLEQQKFAGLSASQGLPAGLHRHMTGVGGSPGTLLDPTLFRVGYRPDASVGGLMGANMSSPFCVDRTPVSSSVPSFGSHHMIGSIFQQREQCLDQHGAICAGTRPPTHLSPFLEPASLSLPLRPSNSSLSDRNLSLGPRSLYGQTIPNSLGLPSLSLFPERTEEKGAFVALRPGAEKSVLSGTPLEATSYAEHLQRLREHHVQQNKCVGACCSSSLGSLGQPSNSCSCYPSQQTPLCSRSPMACLSKEHASGKMCNGACGYFAPSLSYLGQRDIRLTMNPYYSNLGEPVRRDDLFGSLFSSNPNLWGSSLSAAPINKAVAPAASPGHKKKDSTGLGQKESPRVAKDFPGCLTPTERRDGIIKHRRLPTTNYNIETMKKESNSNEVIIIEDKPTSKCTKQNFCKPNSQSSEHRTKNRENHQKEFSKQHSVRDASTYSAKHSSKGLDHTETNVKMPQLEAVTSCHNRSEFSQLHEMKFSEPPILAGSGSLNESSQPNITSPSYPSLWTPHETTTSSSSFITSAPMPITAPVYHHSYEPSSKKHDTVREDECKSSMNHHINQNVASLLPYSIINLTQGSKPSVLDSESAKEPGCSLAIPSSHQHSDPSHYHQPKQVDTKSQGIGSSFLSPTKEHKKPDILPSKPSESYDPYSFIQEKSEYTFDDLEGTSLLDIGGLNNSRKRSVMECLPSSDVQKKKRTNSSDSFIDASKHKKEERPLQITSTQSSETAPSTSQDKDVLKKRQAKDLEDYNKELKPEHIKKKHRNHSDCKEEFLINKLKSAEFEEGFRREAKRVCAKAKKKLRKRLLARLYEEQRKSDPESDPESDNEVSKTELDGNSHCSNQVVSQLSLIWKYRRLLYSCQTVRRRRLKSGLDMIAKPHRKKKSKTANLQKLLDKELLKEQEDVKPLENTIKDIGEKHQVPFDFSNGAPPEMKRIMVNKALGETILHRAARLGYAEVVLYCLETNYCDVNARDNAGYTPLHESCSRGNLEIASALVQYGADVSASAAGGIRPLHDAVENEYIEIVRLLLSHGADPTIATYSGLTPLKLAKSSIMAEFLRGFLADATGETDNNLVLPWKFHGSSCCLDAQETGYDIWEGLPLDSENESMESDDFLFEVSDTPHLPTFRLQLPGNNSKAICNCLRLADVLNQINFTKEKFKFVHSYIEIFPVPKHEIETSATCSQLLTGTRLDSLLEGVATDGDTTIDVVQLDNNIRDILGIETVTLR, from the exons ATGTACTATCCTAACTTCTACTCCTCTATCCAGCCATTTGAAGCAAGTTTAGCTAGTACCGGAAGACCCTTTGAAGTGCCACGATTGCCAGCAAGACGGCAAAGTGAAATTCCATTAGATCTGTCCAACAAATCTGTAGGTCAGACCCCGGAAGGTGCAGTAGAAACTGAAGAAATGTACTTTCTAGAGCAGCAAAAATTTGCCGGACTGAGTGCCTCTCAAGGACTTCCGGCAGGGTTACATAGACATATGACAGGTGTAGGAGGTTCTCCAGGAACTTTGTTGGATCCAACCCTTTTCCGTGTGGGTTACAGACCAGATGCTAGTGTAGGTGGCTTAATGGGTGCTAATATGTCGTCGCCATTTTGTGTAGATCGAACTCCGGTTTCGTCTTCTGTGCCATCTTTTGGATCTCATCACATGATAGGTAGTATCTTCCAACAACGAGAACAATGTTTAGATCAACATGGCGCCATATGTGCAGGAACTCGACCTCCGACACATCTTTCTCCATTCTTAGAACCAGCATCGTTATCGTTACCCCTTCGACCATCCAACAGTAGTTTGTCTGATAGGAATCTTAGTTTGGGACCTCGGAGCCTTTATGGACAAACTATTCCAAACTCTTTAGGACTCCCTAGCCTCTCACTATTCCCTGAACGGACCGAGGAAAAAGGAGCTTTTGTGGCTCTCCGACCAGGTGCCGAGAAAAGTGTATTAAGTGGCACCCCACTTGAGGCAACAAGTTATGCAGAGCACCTCCAGCGGCTAAGGGAGCATCACGTGCAGCAAAACAAGTGTGTAGGTGCGTGCTGTTCCTCCTCGCTCGGTAGCTTGGGGCAGCCATCCAATTCCTGCTCGTGCTACCCATCACAGCAAACGCCTCTCTGTAGCCGTAGTCCCATGGCCTGCTTAAGTAAAGAACATGCCAGCGGGAAAATGTGTAATGGCGCCTGTGGATATTTCGCTCCATCTCTTTCTTATCTTGGTCAGCGTGACATTCGGTTGACAATGAACCCCTATTACAGCAACCTGGGGGAGCCAGTAAGGAGAGACGACCTTTTTGGTTCATTGTTTTCTTCAAATCCAAATTTGTGGGGTTCGAGTTTATCTGCAGCCCCGATCAATAAAGCTGTAGCTCCAGCCGCTTCTCCAGGTCACAAAAAGAAAGATAGTACAGGCTTGGGTCAAAAAGAAAGCCCACGTGTTGCCAAAGACTTTCCAGGCTGTTTAACACCAACAGAACGTCGAGATGGTATCATAAAGCATCGCCGTCTCCCGACAACCAACTACAACATTGAAACAATGAAAAAAGAATCTAATAGTAATGAAGTAATTATTATTGAAGATAAACCCACAAGTAAGTGCACAAAACAGAATTTCTGTAAACCGAATTCCCAGTCATCAGAACATAGAACTAAAAACAGAGAAAATCACCAGAAAGAATTTTCGAAACAACACAGTGTTCGAGATGCTTCAACTTATTCTGCTAAACACAGTAGTAAAGGGTTAGATCACACAGAAACCAATGTGAAGATGCCACAACTGGAAGCAGTTACCAGTTGTCACAATCGTTCTGAGTTTTCTCAGTTACATGAAATGAAGTTTTCTGAACCACCAATCCTTGCGGGATCGGGAAGTCTCAATGAATCCAGTCAACCGAACATAACATCCCCTTCCTATCCGTCTCTTTGGACTCCTCACGAAACAACTACAAGTTCATCGTCGTTCATTACTAGTGCACCAATGCCTATAACAGCGCCTGTTTACCATCATTCATATGAACCTTCTTCAAAAAAGCATGACACAGTAAGAGAGGATGAATGCAAATCATCAATGAACCACCATATCAATCAAAACGTAGCTTCGTTACTTCCATACAGTATCATCAATCTGACTCAAGGATCTAAACCTTCTGTCTTGGACTCAGAAAGTGCCAAAGAACCTGGATGCTCGCTAGCAATACCATCTTCGCATCAACATTCTGAccctagtcattaccaccaaccaaAACAGGTTGATACCAAAAGCCAAGGTATAGGTTCATCTTTTTTATCGCCTACAAAGGAACACAAAAAGCCCGATATATTGCCCTCGAAACCATCAGAATCTTATGATCCATATTCCTTCATCCAGGAAAAGTCAGAATACACTTTCGATGATTTAGAAGGCACTTCGCTGCTAGACATTGGTGGACTAAACAACAGTCGCAAAAGGTCTGTGATGGAGTGTTTACCTAGCTCAGATGTCCAGAAAAAGAAAAGGACCAACTCCTCAGATTCGTTCATCGATGCATCAAAACATAAGAAAGAAGAAAGACCACTCCAG ATTACATCTACACAATCTAGCGAAACTGCTCCTAGTACTTCCCAAG ATAAAGACGTTTTAAAGAAACGACAAGCCaaagatttagaagattataaTAAAGAATTGAAACCAgaacatataaagaaaaaacaccGAAATCATTCAG ATTGTAAAGAAGAGTTTCTGATAAATAAATTGAAGAGTGCTGAGTTTGAAGAGGGCTTCCGCAGAGAGGCTAAGCGAGTCTGTGCCAAAGCGAAGAAAAAACTCAGAAAACGCTTGCTGGCCAGACTATATGAAGAACAGAGGAAATCGGACCCAGAATCAGACCCAGAAAGTGACAATGAAGTGTCAAAAACAGAACTAGACGGAAACTCTCACTGTTCGAATCAAGTTGTTTCTCAGTTAAGCCTAATATGGAAGTACAGacgactactgtacagttgtcaAACAGTCAGACGACGCCGACTGAAGTCAGGCTTAGACAtgatagcaaaaccacatcgaaaGAAGAAGTCAAAGACAGCAAACCTTCAAAAGCTTCTGGATAAAGAACTTCTGAAAGAACAGGAAGATGTGAAACCGTTAGAAAACACAATTAAAGATATCGGAGAAAAG cACCAGGTGCCGTTTGACTTTTCCAATGGAGCTCCACCAGAAATGAAGCGTATCATGGTGAACAAGGCTTTAGGAGAAACCATTCTTCATCGAGCGGCAAGACTGGGTTATGCG GAAGTGGTTTTGTACTGCTTGGAGACTAATTACTGCGATGTCAACGCGCGTGACAACGCTGGATATACTCCTTTACACGAATCCTGTTCGCGCGGAAACCTCGAAATTGCAAGTGCACTCGTGCAGTATGGTGCTGACGTCAGTGCAAGTGCGGCGGGTGGAATCAG ACCGCTTCACGACGCCGTCGAAAATGAGTATATTGAGATTGTGCGTTTGTTGTTGTCCCATGGCGCTGATCCTACCATTGCCACGTACTCTGGTCTCACGCCTCTGAAACTGGCGAAGTCGTCCATCATGGCGGAGTTTCTACGGG GTTTCTTGGCTGACGCAACTGGAGAGACCGACAATAATTTAGTTCTACCTTGGAAATTCCATGGATCTTCGTGTTGTCTAG ATGCTCAAGAGACAGGCTACGACATCTGGGAAGGACTTCCTCTCGACTCCGAGAACGAGAGCATGGAGAGCGATGACTTCCTGTTCGAGGTGAGCGACACCCCTCACCTCCCGACTTTCCGCCTGCAATTGCCTGGCAACAACAGCAAGGC tatatgtAACTGCCTCCGTCTTGCTGACGTGTTAAACCAAATTAACTTCACCAAGGAGAAATTTAAGTTTGTTCACAGCTACATCGAAATATTTCCTGTTCCTAAACATGAAATTGAGACAAGCGCCACCTGCAGTCAGCTTTTGACAGGCACACGATTGGACAGCCTTTTAGAAGGCGTAGCCACGGATGGGGATACAACCATTGATGTAGTACAACTGGACAACAATATAAGAGATATTTTGGGCATCGAAACCGTAACATTAAGATAG